From Strigops habroptila isolate Jane chromosome 10, bStrHab1.2.pri, whole genome shotgun sequence, one genomic window encodes:
- the AKAP12 gene encoding A-kinase anchor protein 12 isoform X2: protein MTVGQTEHSSVTLKEDTETMETSPSDSSTRDGVDAEKEAAHPVKQLPSSEEDAEDHASEPQSYDLGFKKVFKFVGFRFTVKKEKTGKSEPVQLLTVKKETQAPEGADDQKEVSLEETVMPEDALSAEDTTKDTLKNDKTEDESPKTPEANEICSQSAALATDTASPLRKLFTQGWTGFRKKKSFRKPKEDELQSPMKEEEQEKEGATSTTETTEKEKSELKKQDEERSVTAVTIEAHEKEQTENQELEKTVVATGVEASEKQELTKLDEQGQKEDVAAASVKESVKEKKAEEDQERKPVEVSEDLGKKEEKTEGEKETEVTEKPQKTSPVVPVVTDSVNGELKTSSELLPVGEKLEPVEKCEIDDRTEISSEEKLEAGSLVMEISSEQLKKTEGREGNIPASLGKETLDEKPEEAELKMSPTAEVITKGEAQDDGTTEKKESKEHETKLTPDAPGSKTCPTSERSVDTEDDQQSIKPTDEGLQGKTGIVMTDTIKPDEITPEEAAGKKPPEGITNEADLLSSQEKNKLQGSPLKKLFTGTGLKKLSGKKHKGKREESKVGEQGEPIQHLSDSPDSPEEQKGESSASSPEEMNEIPSLEKSVDGMQVTENEDAAISDVERKRENVTPWASFKKMVTPKKRVRRPSESDKEEETDKTKSTAASATENTLDESQGEIKENGVDQKPEKTTEEPKRKVDTSVSWEAFICVGSSKKRARKSSSSDEETEHKLGQESQKVEESGQSKETATDAILTSSQESDQGQGNSSPEQAGSPSEGEGISTWESFKRLVTPRRRSKTRMEEKTDDSVVGSSLEHSTSDGEPGKDESWVPFRKLMPGRRKKKSDGKPEPTRLKQAREDMAETTEEDSDIPAVVPLSEYEAAEQEKIEAQKAKDAEATREQDSKEERAEKLEETLRIEQAHEGLVHAVTVTVVEGERAVTSIEERSPSWISAALTECIEQAEEEEEKETEKVFGSDVIVEEAVVAAKTVPETRKDVSDDTTGGELELTSEAVTALEETAEALCTEETMEVSLAEETTEMVSAVSQLLETPDTTEEVTPVQEVEATEQNLKELDKQTQKVLHEVAERVKSADVAQLVSERTMTATVHGIEPEVKDDAKGGNVVDQETLLLEQSSEKGEHEEDGLQPQGSAGSIQSKNGVEESVLHEGSERSEISAAMKESTEGYENVDAVRDEGQWQACEEAVVEDHEEISALERTVEESSSDDREFHSIKAVTPQEEPFAKQEPSEQEKLPETELTADKTRDECVPKVQTAVQDKTDDEIASLKFKAEEPVQLEGQDKTLAVGPECTGAIVTVAPVKPERQDEIPDLGSEDQACTKEVPSRALAQREEEKDDTVLLGVKSTEVTATEVPLQNEVETSALASETAGSEAAADAEPSVRDGAVRHVTAKDSAPILELQCREKTTETPSPSDETKGGKMEDTMHETETQSESDTTVTEAPMQIETDSASTLASTCPDITENGSTVLTDISPKKCETPSSFAGGETVEKEQELSNCQDFEKEDDENEQLMERAKEVFESGKPEAVSADASSAAVQQEVLTVQDKGSDSAFLQAESMEALKVPVPGAAAAVEEHVMAETVMPTDMTAETVQPLATTPEQMASEDVRVTAVDYSGWGTANLGSAEAPEPQVSPASVNGISEEQERPQSTGQPEQNGILSDGLSLTHTESEQDVVQSVTIESQSTKIVLNAIQTAVHKLAETEESAAFESEQHSKSIGKSPLDTNISELPESMQVDHQLPVKEEEIRSKEQELQQSGIVKTAILTEPAEIHATVEKTKDMLLTSDLLKDGQSQNSLTIVTRPEDVSRESVRLQKSTLELSTSEDSTKDLLDIHSPKLREKEAGQIMEIPDQHTGQQTCRESEEDHRHSPVEDGKTQTWEDGSCQEGTSCDDPQSQNLVARDALNMC, encoded by the exons ttggACAAACAGAGCATTCCAGTGTAACTTTGAAGGAAGACACTGAAACTATGGAGACAAGTCCATCTGACTCAAGCACCAGAGATGGTGTAGATGCTGAGAAGGAGGCTGCTCATCCAGTTAAACAGTTGCCATCTTCGGAAGAAGATGCAGAAGACCACGCATCTGAGCCACAGTCTTACGATCTGGgttttaaaaaggtttttaaatttGTTGGGTTCAGATTCacagtgaagaaggaaaaaactgGAAAATCAGAACCAGTTCAACTGCTTACtgtgaaaaaggaaacacaagccCCTGAAGGAGCTGATGATCAAAAAGAAGTCAGCTTGGAAGAAACAGTGATGCCTGAGGATGCGCTCTCTGCAGAAGACACCACCAAAGACACactgaaaaatgacaaaacagaagACGAATCTCCTAAAACACCAGAAGCAAATGAGATTTGTTCTCAGTCAGCTGCCTTAGCCACCGATACTGCATCACCACTACGAAAACTTTTTACTCAGGGATGGACTGGatttaggaaaaagaagagtttcAGGAAGCCTAAAGAAGATGAGCTACAGTCTCCTATGAAAGAAGAGGAGCAAGAAAAAGAGGGGGCAACATCAACAACTGAAACCACTGAAAAGGAGAAGTCTGAGCTCAAGAAGCAAGATGAAGAGAGGAGTGTGACAGCAGTGACCATTGAAGCACATGAGAAAGAGCAAACTGAAAATCAGGAGTTAGAAAAGACTGTGGTAGCCACAGGAGTCGAAGCAAGTGAGAAGCAAGAGCTAACCAAGCTTGATGAGCAGGGTCAAAAAGAGGATGTAGCAGCAGCATCTGTTAAAGAAagtgtgaaggagaaaaaagctgaagaagatcAGGAAAGGAAACCGGTGGAAGTCTCAGAAGATCTTggtaaaaaagaagaaaaaactgaaggagagaaagaaactgagGTGACAGAGAAACCGCAAAAAACATCACCAGTGGTACCTGTTGTCACTGACAGTGTGAACGGAGAATTGAAAACATCTTCCGAACTCCTGCCTGTGGGAGAAAAACTGGAGCCAGTGGAGAAGTGTGAAATAGATGACAGAACTGAAATATCCTCTGAAGAGAAACTTGAAGCAGGATCTTTGGTAATGGAAATTTCTAGtgaacagcttaaaaaaactgaaggaagagaaggaaatataCCTGCCTCACTGGGGAAAGAAACACTTGATGAAAAACCAGAAGAAGCAGAGTTGAAAATGTCACCCACAGCAGAAGTCATCACAAAAGGAGAAGCTCAAGATGATGGAACcacagagaagaaggaaagcaaagaacatGAGACAAAACTGACTCCAGATGCTCCTGGATCAAAGACCTGTCCTACTTCTGAACGTTCAGTTGACACAGAGGATGATCAACAGTCAATCAAACCCACTGATGAAGGCCTACAGGGAAAAACTGGCATAGTTATGACTGATACTATCAAACCAGACGAAATAACTCCTGAAGAGGCAGCTGGAAAGAAGCCTCCAGAAGGTATCACAAATGAAGCTGATCTGCTGtcttctcaagaaaaaaataaactacaagGCAGCCCTTTAAAGAAACTCTTTACAGGTACTGGATTAAAAAAACTGTCTGGAAAGAAGCATAAAGGCAAAAGAGAAGAATCTAAGGTAGGGGAACAGGGTGAACCAATTCAGCACTTATCAGATTCCCCAGATAGCCCAGAGGAACAAAAGGGGGAGAgttctgcctcttctcctgAGGAGATGAATGAAATTCCTTCTTTGGAAAAATCTGTAGATGGAATGCAGgtcactgaaaatgaagatgcGGCAATTTCAGATGTGGAGcgaaaaagagaaaatgttacaCCCTGGGCATCATTCAAAAAGATGGTGACTCCCAAGAAACGTGTCAGGAGACCTTCTGAAAGtgataaagaagaagaaactgaTAAGACAAAGAGCACTGCAGCATCTGCAACTGAAAACACTCTTGATGAAAGTcagggagaaataaaagaaaatggggtGGACCAGAAACCagagaaaaccacagaagagCCCAAAAGAAAGGTGGATACCTCTGTGTCCTGGGAAGCTTTTATATGTGTAGGTTCTTCaaagaaaagagcaaggaaaTCATCATCATCTGATGAAGAAACTGAACATAAGCTTGGTCAAGAAAGCCAAAAAGTAGAAGAGTCTGGACAGagcaaagaaacagcaacagaTGCAATTCTTACTAGCTCTCAGGAGAGCGATCAAGGACAAGGGAATTCTTCCCCAGAACAAGCTGGAAGCCCATCTGAAGGTGAAGGCATTTCAACATGGGAGTCATTTAAAAGGTTAGTCACTCCAAGAAGGAGATCCAAAACCAGAATGGAAGAGAAAACTGACGACTCTGTTGTGGGATCTAGCCTGGAGCATTCAACATCGGATGGTGAGCCTGGAAAAGATGAATCGTGGGTACCATTTAGAAAACTGATGCCTGGGCGTAGGAAGAAAAAGTCAGATGGAAAGCCAGAACCAACTCGTCTTAAACAAGCAAGAGAGGACATGGCAGAAACAACTGAAGAAGATTCAGATATTCCAGCTGTTGTTCCTTTATCTGAATAcgaagcagcagagcaggagaaaattGAAGCCCAAAAAGCGAAGGATGCTGAAGCAACGAGAGAACAAGACTcaaaggaagagagagcagaaaaattAGAGGAGACCCTACGAATTGAGCAAGCACATGAAGGGCTGGTACATGCAGTTACTGTTACTGTTGTGGAAGGGGAAAGGGCAGTCACCAGTATTGAAGAAAGGTCACCGTCTTGGATATCTGCTGCTCTGACAGAGTGCATTGAGCaggcagaagaagaggaagagaaagaaactgagaaagtaTTTGGATCAGATGTTATTGTGGAAGAAGCAGTGGTAGCTGCTAAGACAGTGCCAGAGACAAGAAAGGATGTAAGTGATGACACCACAGGAGGTGAGCTAGAGCTAACCTCGGAAGCAGTGACAGCTCTGGAGGAGACAGCAGAAGCTTTATGCACTGAAGAAACAATGGAAGTGTCCCTTGCTGAGGAGACAACCGAGATGGTTTCTGCTGTTTCACAGTTGTTAGAAACCCCAGATACTACAGAGGAAGTTACACCTGTACAAGAAGTAGAGGCCACTGAACAAAATTTGAAAGAATTGGACAAACAGACACAAAAAGTTCTTCATGAAGTTGCTGAAAGAGTAAAGTCAGCAGATGTAGCGCAGCTGGTTAGCGAAAGAACCATGACAGCAACAGTACACGGAATCGAGCCAGAAGTGAAAGATGATGCTAAAGGTGGGAATGTTGTAGACCAGGAAACTCTTCTGCTTGAACAGTCctcagaaaaaggagaacaCGAGGAGGATGGTCTCCAGCCCCAGGGAAGTGCAGGGAGCATTCAGAGCAAAAATGGAGTTGAAGAGAGTGTTCTACATGAAGGTTCAGAGAGAAGTGAAATATCTGCTGCAATGAAGGAAAGCACAGAAGGATATGAAAACGTAGATGCAGTGAGAGATGAAGGCCAGTGGCAGGCATGTGAAGAAGCAGTTGTAGAAGACCATGAAGAAATATCTGCATTAGAGAGGACAGTAGAGGAATCTTCATCAGACGACAGAGAGTTTCACAGCATCAAAGCAGTCACCCCCCAGGAAGAGCCATTTGCAAAGCAAGAGCCTTCAGAACAAGAGAAACTGCCCGAAACAGAGTTGACAGCAGATAAGACAAGAGATGAATGTGTTCCCAAAGTACAGACTGCA GTGCAGGACAAGACAGATGATGAAATTGCTTCCTTGAAGTTTAAAGCTGAAGAGCCTGTGCAGCTTGAAGGACAGGACAAAACCCTTGCTGTGGGACCAGAGTGCACAGGAGCAATTGTCACTGTGGCCCCCGTTAAGCCTGAAAGACAAGATGAAATTCCTGACTTAGGCTCAGAAGACCAAGCTTGTACTAAAGAGGTGCCTAGCAGGGCGCTTGctcagagagaggaagagaaagatgatACTGTGCTCCTTGGTGTAAAAAGCACAGAGGTCACTGCTACTGAGGTTCCACTGCAGAATGAGGTAGAAACCTCTGCCCTTGCTTCAGAAACAGCTGgctcagaagcagctgcagatgCTGAGCCAAGTGTGAGAGATGGGGCTGTCAGGCACGTTACAGCAAAAGATTCTGCGCCCATCCTAGAGCtgcaatgcagagaaaaaacGACTGAAACCCCCTCCCCGAGTGATGAAACCAAGGGTGGCAAAATGGAAGATACTATGCACGAAACTGAAACACAGTCAGAGAGTGATACCACTGTCACTGAGGCTCCCATGCAGATTGAAACAGACAGTGCATCTACTTTAGCATCAACATGCCCAGATATCACTGAAAATGGAAGCACTGTCCTCACTGACATAAGTCctaaaaaatgtgaaacacCAAGTAGCTTTGCTGGAGGAGAGACTgtggaaaaagaacaagaacttTCAAACTGTCAAGACTTTGAGaaagaagatgatgaaaatgAGCAATTGATGGAAAGAGCCAAAGAAGTATTTGAATCTGGAAAACCAGAAGCTGTGAGCGCTGATGCAAGTTCAGCTGCTGTCCAGCAAGAGGTTTTAACTGTGCAAGACAAAGGCTCCGACTCAGCCTTCCTACAAGCTGAAAGCATGGAGGCTCTGAAAGTgcctgtgcctggagcagctgcagcagttgaAGAGCACGTCATGGCAGAAACCGTAATGCCCACAGACATGACAGCCGAAACTGTACAGCCCTTGGCTACCACACCAGAGCAAATGGCTTCTGAAGACGTCCGAGTTACTGCTGTTGACTATTCAGGCTGGGGGACTGCAAATCTTGGTAGTGCGGAAGCACCTGAGCCTCAAGTAAGTCCTGCTTCTGTGAATGGAATATCAGAGGAGCAAGAGAGGCCCCAGAGTACAGGGCAACCTGAACAAAATGGTATTCTAAGTGACGGTCTGTCTCTCACCCACACGGAATCTGAGCAGGATGTTGTCCAGTCTGTGACTATAGAGTCCCAGAGTACAAAAATTGTACTGAATGCCATCCAGACGGCTGTTCACAAACTTGCAGAGACAGAAGAGTCAGCTGCCTTTGAGTCAGAGCAGCACAGTAAGTCCATAGGGAAAAGCCCATTAGATACAAATATATCTGAACTTCCGGAAAGTATGCAGGTGGATCATCAACTTCCAGTAAAAGAGGAAGAGATACGCAGTAAAGAACAAGAGCTCCAGCAATCAGGAATAGTGAAAACTGCTATCTTAACAGAGCCTGCAGAAATTCATGCAActgtagaaaaaacaaaagacatgCTGTTAACTTCTGACCTGCTGAAAGATGGACAAAGTCAGAATTCTTTAACAATTGTGACTAGGCCTGAAGATGTTTCAAGGGAAAGTGTGAGACTTCAGAAGTCAACACTAGAACTAAGTACTTCAGAAGATTCAACCAAAGACCTCCTAGACATACACTCACcaaaattaagggaaaaagaGGCTGGGCAGATTATGGAAATCCCAGACCAACATACAGGTCAGCAAACATGCAGAGAAAGTGAGGAAGACCATCGTCACTCGCCAGTGGAAGATGGAAAAACACAGACATGGGAAGATGGTAGTTGCCAAGAAGGAACATCTTGTGATGATCCACAAAGTCAGAACTTGGTGGCTCGAGATGCCTTGAAT